cggcttcaataaatttatccacctcttcacggaaacctgccttgaaccttaacgaaccatacatccaagagttcctatactccatcttttacaacaacaacaaaacaaacattaaaggactacttattcagatatatataaaaattaatcaaagtaataattatttgagaataattgtatatacctcagatatatatgaatataaatctaatataattacatgaagcatacaaacacaccatggtagaggaaaattaattaatggcctatttatccataaataattaaaatacatatttattgattacaataaacaatttcaaagacaacaattagcaataattatactttacccaatatctttcgtacaaaccctagtccaattttatcaaacataaatttacaaaaatgaaattaataaaaaaaccaaaccctagatctagatcacatgcacatgcaacatccataaaactaactaatggttcactaaaatcaagaaatatggaccaaataagggtatggtcttgttcccctccctaatttaccctagtacatttaaaagttgggtctaatttgctcataaatagctcaagcaccatagaagagagagaaaaacaaaactctaattattcactaatcaaccattaaaacttcaaaaaaagtgtgtaaTAGCATtatcttaccttctacaacctctccaccaaaggatttgagaccaaaaccttcccccttagtagagcaatttttgggaggtgcccaaggcctccccacctttctttcacgggttggagtgagtgacccgaggaggaagaaggtgctgcctcagttttatatgggggccatttgtaggggcggctggtgattgagccgcccctacaaataggagctataaatacggggccatttttaggggcggctcaatcaccagccgcccctacaaataccatttccaggggcggctggtgattgagccgcccctacaaatcagaccctatttgtaggggcggctcgtaacaccagccgcccctgctgttccatttgtaggggcggctggtgtctgggcacccgaacacgccattgtaggggcggctccataaccagccgcccctacaaaaaaatcgatccgttgctaaaaatcgttttctacgtagtgcaCTCGAATAGACACTGTGGCTAAAGCATGCAGTCCTGCGATTGTTAGGGGACATTACATCCATCATATGAAACCCTTAGAGTTGGAGGATTCAAAGAAGTTGTTCCTCAGTAGAGCATTTGGCTCCGTGGATGCCAAATACTCAGAAGAGCTCGAAGATGTGATGGGCAATATTTTGAAAAAATGTGGTGGCCTGCCACTGGCCATCGTTAGCATTGCTAATGTGTTGGCAGGATACATATCATCGGAAAACAAAGAAAAGTGGGAAACAATTTGTAGATCAATTGGTACGCAAATGGAGAGCAACCCTACCCATGAGGGTATGAAGCATATAGTCACCCTTAGCTACAATCACCTACCTTATGAGCTCAAGAGTTGCATGATGTACCTTAGCATTTTTCCAGAGGATTACGAGATCAACAAGGACCGGCTCCTAGGAAGATGGATCGCTGAAGGATTGGTCCCGGAGAAGCGGGGCTTGAGCCTAATGGAGGTTGCAGAATCCTACTTGGATGACTTGGCGAGCAGGAACATGATTGAACTATGCTTTAGCATTGATGGGAAGGTGGAGTCGTGTCGGGTGCATGACATGCTTCTTGAGGTCATGGTGTCCAAGTCCCTTGAGTGTAACTTTGCTAGCCTGCTAGGAGGGCAGTATGTAGGGATGTCGTATGACAGGATTCGTCGCCTCTCCATCCATGGGGACAATAGGAGTGCCCTTAGTACAAAGCAGTCGAAGAAGAATGTGGGACATGTAATTGAGGGGATGGATGTGGAGCATGTCCGATCATTGAGCTTGTTTCACCTTGTGGGGCACAAGCTAGTAGATCACCTAGACAAGTTCACCTTGCTGAGGGTACTTGACCTAGAAGATTGTGAGGGCCTAACAAATTATCATATGAGATATATCTGCATGATGTACCTTCTCAAGTTCTTGAGCTTGAAGGGTACAGGTATCAGCAAGGTGCCATCTCAAGTTGGGAAGCTGGAGCACTTGCAGATACTTGATACACGTCACACGAGCCTTGGTGGGTTACCAAAAACTGTGACCAACTTGGAGAAACTAGAGCGCCTACCAGTGGCGAATCTAGAATTTTAGCTTAGGGTATGCCGCCCAAAAAAATTCATATACAATTCGGTAATAATTGTAAAGTTGATAACATAATTCGGTATATATGCACTAAGTAACACGATAAGGCTTAAATTAATGGATTAAGTTCAAACCATCAACTAAATATAGTATAAATTGTTCAAAAGTCATACCGATAATTGAAATATAGGCATAAAAGAGAACCGGAGACTTACAATGCTATTTTTCTGGCTATTTTATTCGACGCTTTCGAAGCGACACAAATATcttgattatatcatcttcatcaacttaAAAAATATCTCAGTTGTAGCAGTGGCGGTGAAGACGgttgtggcggtggcggtggcggtggcatagGATTTGCAATTTCCTCAATTCTCTCATGAGTCTGCTCTTCCACCACACGTTCAACCGGATCGGGGGAATGATTAGAAGCAGAAGTAGCTGCCGCTGCCTTTTTTGCTTGATGCTTCTGAAAAAAGTGATGCAATATCCGAGTTTTTCTTTATAAATGTATAAATATTAAACAATTTGTTATTTGTGATGTTAACAAATGGCTATGAAATTAGACAATAATTTTCTAAAAAGACAAAGAGCAAAAGATTAAATTTTATATACCTAACACAAATAGCGAATCGGCGAGCCTCCGTGACTGCGCGGCCGTGCAAACTACAAATTGTAGATGCGTGATCGGAGAATGGAAGGCAGCAAGGCAGAGGCCCAAGGGCACCGGCCACCAGGACCTGCAGGGCGTCGCCGTCCATCACGCCTCACAACAGCGGCGTTGGCACCAATCATCAGGGCGGCAGCGTCGTGAGTTCATGAACCAGCCCCGATGAACGGATCCAAATTATAGAATACCAAAAACCAATATAGAACCATCGTGTAGGCGTGTACGTACTTGCTGCGTGGGCCGCTTCCTGGGCCTTCTAACTTGCTGCTTTCATGATGGCGTGATCAGAtgagtattttttttctttttttataaataCATATGTATAATACTTATATTATATTGTACACTTGCCGGTCAAACAGGGTATGCCGGGGCATACCCGGCATACCCTGTGGCTCCGCCACTGGCGCCTACAGTTCTACAGCAAACTTGGGTGGTATGTTatcactactggaggccgcggctttgccgagtgtttttacactcggcaaagagccctttgcactcggcaaaggctttgccgagtgtagcactcggcaaagtccgctcggcaaaatttttctcggcaaagggtctttgccgagtgctttttatcggggcactcggcaaaataaaaaacaattttgccgagtgcttggggcggcactcggcaaaatattttcggccgttccacatcggccgttaacggttattttgccgaggggctgacccagcactcggcaaaaaaaaaatttattttttttaaaaattactttgccgagtgcccaagtctaggcactcggcaaagttttttaattatttttttaaaaaaattactttgccgagtgcccctgtccaagcactcggcaaattttttttattttttttaaaaaaatactttgccgagtgccccagcccaggcactcggcaaagaatttctagatttttttaaaaaaatactttgccgagtgcccctgcccgggcactcggcaaagttttttttttatttttttaaaaaattactttgccgagtgccccagcccaggcactcggcaaagaatttctggattttttaaaaaaaatactttgccgagtgcccctgcccgggcacttggcaaagaatttctggaatttttttggaaaaaactttgccgagtgccttgtccatggcactcggcaaagaccccgagaattgtaattttttttacattccattgtaacagacaatatatatatacatcaatcatcacatctatatcaccaacatgcattatatatcacaagcacacgcatatttaataaatccatcacaaattcaccaaagttcaacatcacaagtttattattacaagttcgacatcacaaagttcaacatctctactgcggcgacggaaactgcaggtgtggccccctggacagtggtgaaggaccggactgcggccaagggttgacgtgatcagccgccggtgacacgctagcgggattgtttgaacccgtcgacggaggctgcacaaaagagaagagattgcatgtgttagactaaaaattgaaaatttcggcagcacctcccctgcacggggaggtttccaacctgcaagaaacaacggcacgaaggccaacaatcacaacggcacgaaggccgacaatcccaacggcacgaaggccgaaaatcacaatggcacgaaggccgacaatcccaacagcacgaacgcattaaacttccatactcacaggagtgaagtgtcgaaccggagctggagctggcaactgcacttggacacccgatgcttgcccgatggtttgcatgatctgatacatgtccgccatctgcttcttcgtggcctccagctctgcggtcaggtgcgcttgcgtctcccttgtctctgctagctcggcctgcagtgtttcaatcacatgtttcagtattgcaaatctgatcaatgtgtgtaacgttcaatgtacgacgagtgaaaccagaattacctgaagttcgtcgacccgcgacagtgttggagtaggccgtgcacgtatgggaaggcttctggccgtgctccgtgccctcacgtcggagagagagggtgcagagctcgaggagtcggcgtcgtctgcaatccacaaccgcccgtgcttcctgccttgccccagcctcatgatcacctctgtctcaaggggctcagtgctcagattgtgatctGAGCCATGGAGCGCCCTAACCGCCTCCGTGTAGTCTCTGACCTTAGTGTGGACGCTCGGGTCAGAGTAAGCTTGGGCAGGGGCATCTGGGTTGAAGACGACACCGGATTTCATCgggcccatgtgggacacagcccatgccccaaactccgacaccggcatgtccgggtgtgccacctcctgcgagaaagacggcaagatgattagaaatcaggcaaaattgagcgttagaatagataaatgacatctcgtacaagtgcccgcttgaatgcggggaggttgcggctgccttggtggtgagttggagcggtcctcagtgcccgcttccgcttgccttgctcgtgctttgcgatgtacgctgggtcaaggtacctgtccacaatcctcgaccatgccgatctatgcgacatgcaccacgaggccggcacctacacatcatcaagtgtttgacatataagaagatcaattctagacctactaaatctcaaaatgaattaatattattcacctacctgaaggtactgctccttggtcagcgccacatttcttgcgccggttttgttgaggggctctttcttgatggacctgtagtagtcgacgtgggcctggagtcgcgcctcgtgaatcatgtcgccgacgtacttcttacaggctctgtgtgccgtctgatccgccagggtctctctaccttcttcggccttgaagtacctctgcatacaaacacgatgtatccgttcattatttcaataaaagacttaagcaatagaggagatgtattgagctatgttgtgagacacttacccaaaagtccgccaaaacccgctcctgcttgttgtcctgctcgtcatccgagccaagcttgtacctgtcccacgaccaggccggctcccacctcccctctttcaagtccacaaggccggggaagtgtttcctgcatagacatcccatgatggtagcgggggtgcgtggggggtcaagagcacccgacagaactagccagcccctgcacaagtgattacgaaaaattatcagtttctcttttgattttcaatgtatcatatgaagtactagtgataacatctatagttacttaccttcttCCCACAGGACGAACCAGAGGGCGTCGGTCAGGAAGCGGAATCGGAGGAAGGCTTGTGGGACCTCGTAGGTAGGGAGCCGAGAAAGCAGAACTGTCCTCCGTCTGCTGAGTCCCCTCGTCCCCCGACGGAGTGTCGGTGGTCGTGCCCGTGGCCGCCACGTGCTCCTCCGGGGTAGGAGACGGGTCCTCCGGCTGGTCAAGAGCCGGGGGAGGAGGCGGGTCCCTCCTAGGGCGACCCTGACCCctacccctccccctccccctccccatgCTGGGGCGACCCGGGCCTACTCTCGCCGCTGGGGGCGAAGACGTCCCCTCGCCTCCATCAGGAGGGCGTAGCCTCTGGTACACCGAGAGCACCTGCCTCGGTGAACggttgcccaccatctttgttctgtcacctgcaatgtacaaagaatgaacaacaagcgttagtacatacatgtcaaatagttcaaaatgaataaacataacaaaatttaataaaaaacatagtattacatggtttaggaataatcttcatgattggggtcataggtctcatcatcactgtcaaaattgtccaaatgggcaaaaCTATTCAAAGGTTCtgtgtcttcttcattgtctttgcctaaatggaatcgctcaagcatttgaatgtccttcggatttagcactacatctccagggtcctcgtcatcaaccgtttcattgtctacttccatggcggtcgtcacaccgggtaagactatctcaaagctcccttgtagctcatctacttgatagaactctccatcatatgtgtttgtgtcgaaggtgtaatcttcatcgtttggaacaggtagtttaccgtgcgaagatacctggtgcacaatagaccaacccttaagatggtctttgtcttggcacgcgtatggcgtatgatacacctgcacgacctgttgagccacaatatagacatcttttcctttatagatggaatcatgcctaatctcgactagcccaagatgaggggtccatCTCATTCGTGCAGGTTCAAACCAGTGGcacttgaatatgacaggagtaagaggtacccGACCCTCATATTCAAGTTCATAGATCTCCTCAATTATTCCGTAGTATTCGACGTCATTAGTGCCCGGCGTAAAAACTTGGTTGTTGGTGGTTTTCCGACCGGGCCGAGTCTGCTCGTGTCTTgacgtgtggaagcgatatccgttcacatcataaccggtatatgacttcacccttaacttgaagccgtttgcaacctgtct
Above is a genomic segment from Miscanthus floridulus cultivar M001 chromosome 3, ASM1932011v1, whole genome shotgun sequence containing:
- the LOC136543374 gene encoding uncharacterized protein, translating into MGCLCRKHFPGLVDLKEGRWEPAWSWDRYKLGSDDEQDNKQERVLADFWRYFKAEEGRETLADQTAHRACKKYVGDMIHEARLQAHVDYYRSIKKEPLNKTGARNVALTKEQYLQVPASWCMSHRSAWSRIVDRYLDPAYIAKHEQGKRKRALRTAPTHHQGSRNLPAFKRALEVAHPDMPVSEFGAWAVSHMGPMKSGQRLHGGG